The following proteins are co-located in the Theropithecus gelada isolate Dixy chromosome 19, Tgel_1.0, whole genome shotgun sequence genome:
- the DOHH gene encoding deoxyhypusine hydroxylase encodes MMVTEQEVDAIGQTLVDPKQPLQARFRALFTLRGLGGPGAIAWISQAFSDDSALLKHELAYCLGQMQDARAIPVLVDVLQDTRQEPMVRHEAGEALGAIGDPEVLELLKQYSSDPVIEVAETCQLAVRRLEWLQQHGGEPTAGPYLSVDPAPPAEERDVGRLREALLDESRPLFERYRAMFALRNAGGEEAALALAEGLHCGSSLFRHEVGYVLGQLQHEAAVPQLAAALARCAENPMVRHECAEALGAIARPACLAALQAHADDPERVVRESCEVALDMYEHETGRAFQYADGLEQLHGAPS; translated from the exons ATGATGGTGACGGAGCAGGAGGTGGATGCCATCGGGCAGACGCTGGTGGACCCCAAGCAGCCCCTGCAGGCCCGCTTCCGGGCGCTGTTCACGCTGCGCGGGCTCGGTGGCCCAGGTGCCATTGCCTGGATCAGCCAGGCCTTCAGTGACGATTCCGCCCTGCTCAAGCATGAGCTGGCCTACTGCCTGGGCCAGATGCAGGATGCCCGCGCCATCCCCGTGCTGGTGGACGTGCTGCAAGACACCCGTCAGGAGCCCATGGTGCGCCATGAGGCAG GGGAGGCCCTGGGGGCCATCGGGGACCCGGAGGTTCTGGAGCTCCTGAAGCAATATTCCTCGGACCCCGTCATCGAG GTGGCCGAGACCTGCCAGCTGGCTGtgcgcaggctggagtggctGCAGCAGCACGGCGGGGAGCCGACGGCAGGACCCTACCTCTCCGTGGACCCTGCCCCGCCGGCTGAGGAGCGTGACGTGGGGCGCCTGCGGGAGGCGCTGCTGGACGAGTCCCGGCCACTCTTCGAGCGATACCGCGCCATGTTCGCCCTGCGCAACGCGGGAGGCGAGGAGGCCGCCCTGGCGCTGGCCGAGG GCCTGCACTGTGGGAGCTCCCTCTTCCGCCACGAGGTCGGCTACGTCCTGGGACAGCTGCAGCATGAGGCGGCGGTGCCCCAGTTGGCAGCTGCCCTGGCCCGGTGCGCCGAGAACCCCATGGTGCGGCACGAGTGCGCGGAGGCCCTGGGCGCCATCGCCCGGCCCGCCTGCCTGGCCGCGCTGCAGGCTCACGCGGACGACCCAGAGCGCGTGGTGCGTGAGAGCTGCGAGGTGGCTCTGGACATGTATGAGCACGAGACCGGGCGAGCCTTCCAGTACGCGGACGGCCTGGAGCAGCTACACGGGGCCCCCTCCTAG